One segment of Streptomyces sp. NBC_00576 DNA contains the following:
- a CDS encoding ABC transporter permease subunit produces MMWLSWRQFRVQALFAACALAVIAVYLGYLGSEIRDAYDVYRANCESLADCAQAKSQFRSAYQNTLLFLATGLALIPALIGTFWGAPLIARELENGTHRMVWNQSVTRPRWLIGKVLLVGLAAVLVTGAAAALLTWAARPFDEVVKEQFDAFVFGARNIAPIGYAAVAFTFGTVVGLLLRRTLPAMAVTLVVFLAFQFFFPNVVRPSLMSPDKARLSMTVEAINQAQNLGSLGGGSVIGGVKIPDAPDAWIAETSPLRTADGKTLSSAKFNGCLDSPPKSGAGGTFGDTAVCLSKLNLHVDVLYHPSSRYWAFQWLETAIYLVLSGVLTAFGVWRIRRRVS; encoded by the coding sequence ATGATGTGGCTGAGCTGGCGTCAGTTCCGCGTCCAGGCGTTGTTCGCCGCCTGCGCGCTGGCCGTCATCGCCGTGTACCTGGGGTACCTCGGCTCGGAGATCCGCGACGCCTACGACGTCTACCGGGCCAACTGCGAGAGTTTGGCCGACTGCGCGCAGGCGAAGAGCCAGTTCCGCAGCGCCTACCAGAACACCCTGCTGTTCCTGGCGACCGGGCTCGCCCTGATCCCCGCGCTCATCGGCACCTTCTGGGGCGCTCCCCTGATCGCCCGCGAACTCGAGAACGGCACCCACCGGATGGTGTGGAACCAGAGCGTCACCCGACCGCGCTGGCTCATCGGCAAGGTCCTGCTCGTGGGCCTGGCCGCCGTGCTCGTGACCGGCGCGGCCGCGGCTCTGTTGACCTGGGCGGCCCGCCCCTTCGACGAGGTGGTCAAGGAGCAGTTCGACGCCTTCGTGTTCGGAGCGCGCAACATCGCCCCGATCGGTTACGCCGCGGTTGCCTTCACCTTCGGGACGGTCGTCGGGCTCCTGTTGCGCCGCACCCTGCCGGCGATGGCCGTGACGCTCGTCGTCTTCCTCGCCTTCCAGTTCTTCTTCCCCAACGTGGTGCGGCCCAGCCTCATGTCGCCGGATAAGGCCAGGTTGTCGATGACGGTCGAGGCCATCAACCAGGCGCAGAACCTCGGCAGCCTCGGCGGTGGCTCCGTCATCGGCGGGGTGAAGATCCCGGACGCGCCCGACGCGTGGATCGCCGAGACGAGCCCCTTGCGCACCGCGGACGGCAAGACCCTCAGCAGCGCCAAGTTCAACGGCTGCCTCGACAGCCCGCCCAAGAGCGGGGCGGGCGGCACGTTCGGCGACACGGCGGTGTGCCTCTCCAAGCTGAACCTGCATGTCGACGTCCTCTACCACCCCAGCAGCCGCTACTGGGCGTTCCAGTGGCTGGAGACCGCGATCTATCTGGTGCTCAGCGGGGTCCTCACCGCTTTCGGCGTGTGGCGGATCCGGCGCCGGGTGAGTTGA
- a CDS encoding tryptophan 7-halogenase, whose protein sequence is MSTAQHEEFDVVVVGGGPSGSTLSSLVAMQGHRVLLLEKETFPRYQIGESLLPSTIHGICRLLGVTDEVAAAGFPQKRGGTFRWGANTTPWNFAFSVSSKVSGPTSFAYQVERSKFDKILLDNAARKGVEVRQNRTVTDVVESDDGRVSGLRYTDPDGSEHEVSTRYVVDASGNTSRIHKRVGGSRKYSDFFRSLALFGYFENGKRLPQPNSGNILCVAFGSGWFWYIPLSDTLTSVGAVVRQEDAAKIQGDPESALRNLIDECPMIKDHLADATRVTEGQYGQLRVRKDYSYHHTNFWRPGMVLVGDAACFVDPVFSSGVHLATYSALLAARSINSVLAGKVGEQRAFDEFEGRYRREYGVFYEFLTSFYDMHVDEDSYFWSAKKVINSNYAELESFVELVAGMSSSDFDLADAESGALRLKQRSAEFADAIDTLVDQREENMAPLFRSSVVRQAMQEGSQVQTRAQLGEYAGEEFPVFDGGLVASADSMFWEEPNQA, encoded by the coding sequence ATGAGCACAGCACAGCACGAGGAGTTCGACGTAGTGGTCGTGGGCGGTGGCCCGTCGGGGTCGACGCTCTCGTCACTGGTAGCCATGCAGGGGCACAGAGTCCTGCTGCTGGAGAAGGAGACCTTCCCGAGGTATCAGATCGGCGAGTCGCTCCTCCCGTCCACCATTCACGGCATCTGCCGTCTGCTCGGTGTCACCGACGAAGTCGCCGCGGCGGGCTTCCCCCAGAAGCGCGGCGGCACGTTCCGGTGGGGCGCGAACACCACGCCGTGGAACTTCGCCTTCTCCGTCTCCTCCAAGGTCTCCGGACCGACCTCGTTCGCCTACCAGGTCGAGCGGAGCAAGTTCGACAAGATCCTGCTGGACAACGCGGCCCGCAAGGGCGTCGAGGTCCGTCAGAACCGCACGGTGACCGATGTCGTGGAGAGCGACGACGGGCGGGTGAGCGGGCTGCGGTACACCGACCCGGACGGCTCCGAGCACGAGGTGTCGACCCGGTACGTCGTGGACGCCTCGGGCAACACCAGCCGCATCCACAAGCGGGTCGGCGGCTCACGGAAGTACTCGGACTTCTTCCGCAGCCTGGCGCTGTTCGGGTACTTCGAGAACGGCAAGCGGCTGCCGCAGCCGAACTCCGGCAACATCCTGTGCGTCGCGTTCGGCAGCGGTTGGTTCTGGTACATCCCGCTCAGCGACACGCTCACCAGCGTCGGCGCGGTCGTCCGCCAGGAGGACGCGGCCAAGATCCAGGGCGACCCGGAGAGCGCGCTGCGCAACCTCATCGACGAGTGCCCGATGATCAAGGATCACCTGGCCGACGCCACCCGTGTCACGGAGGGCCAGTACGGGCAGCTGCGGGTGCGCAAGGACTACTCCTACCACCACACCAACTTCTGGCGTCCGGGCATGGTGCTCGTCGGCGACGCGGCCTGCTTCGTCGACCCGGTGTTCTCCTCCGGGGTCCATCTGGCCACCTACAGCGCGCTGCTGGCGGCCCGCTCGATCAACAGTGTCCTGGCGGGGAAGGTCGGCGAGCAGCGGGCCTTCGACGAGTTCGAGGGGCGCTACCGCCGCGAGTACGGCGTCTTCTACGAGTTCTTGACCTCGTTCTACGACATGCACGTCGACGAGGACTCCTACTTCTGGTCGGCGAAGAAGGTCATCAACAGCAACTACGCCGAACTCGAGTCGTTCGTCGAGCTTGTGGCCGGCATGTCCAGCAGCGACTTCGATCTCGCCGACGCCGAGTCGGGTGCTCTCCGGCTCAAGCAGCGGTCGGCGGAGTTCGCGGACGCCATCGATACCCTGGTCGACCAGCGGGAGGAGAACATGGCTCCGCTGTTCCGGTCGTCGGTGGTGCGCCAGGCGATGCAGGAGGGCTCACAGGTGCAGACCCGGGCCCAGCTGGGCGAGTACGCGGGCGAGGAGTTCCCCGTCTTCGACGGCGGCCTCGTCGCCTCGGCCGACAGCATGTTCTGGGAGGAGCCGAACCAGGCTTGA
- a CDS encoding aminotransferase class I/II-fold pyridoxal phosphate-dependent enzyme translates to MELSLGEFASLAQEKLDPSVWDFIEGGAGEERTLAANTAAFDRVRLRPSVLRGASDPRTATRILGRTWDAPLAVAPVAYHTLADPAGELATVRGTAAAARVPVVISTFAGRTFEEIAAEAAVPLWLQVYCMRDRSITRDLIERAANAGFEALVLTADAPHLGRRLRDLRNDFRLPAGTVPANLAGDGFAVPSAHSRTDFDPDLDWSVLDWLRSVSPLPVLVKGILTGIDAVRAAEAGADGIVVSNHGGRQLDGVPATLDVLPEVTAAIDGRLPVLLDGGVRRGQDVLAALALGADAVLLGRPVLHGLAAGGADGVTGVFSVLLEELTDAMSLAGLKTVADIGPALVGTAPPHPRRDASAAEADGHTGAEGRPGLRVADLHPSVADPVMDTMNFLNEVTLRYSEAVSFAPGRPYAEFFETEQVFRHLRRYMGHLAEQGRSSAQVRDTMFQYGPSAGLIRELIAHSLRVDEDIDVPPESIVVTVGCQEAMFLTLRALMSGPKDVLMVSSPCYVGITGAARLLDVPLAAVEESENGLSCDFLEAAVEAERARGRRPKAVYVVPDHSNPSGATMPLEARLALLDLAERLDILVLEDSPYRHVSPGTQVVSLKSLDRTRRVVHLGSYAKTVFPGARIGFAVADQPVLAPDGSTSLLADELAKIKSMITVNTSPLSQAVVAGALLESGGRVSELNALPAAHYGQAMRFTLECLAREFPVERRTRLKVSWNAPSGGFFLTLHVPFRADNAALARSAQDFGVIWTPMSYFYPQGGGHHTIRLSTSYLTHADIEKGISRLAQFIECECAGLVA, encoded by the coding sequence ATGGAATTGTCGCTCGGTGAATTCGCGTCGCTCGCTCAGGAAAAGCTGGATCCCTCCGTCTGGGATTTCATCGAAGGTGGCGCAGGTGAGGAACGGACGCTCGCCGCGAACACCGCGGCGTTCGACCGCGTACGGCTGCGGCCCTCGGTGCTGCGGGGGGCGAGCGACCCACGGACCGCCACCAGGATTCTGGGCCGGACCTGGGACGCCCCCCTGGCGGTCGCCCCGGTCGCCTACCACACGCTCGCGGACCCGGCCGGCGAACTGGCCACCGTCCGGGGGACAGCGGCCGCCGCCAGGGTCCCGGTCGTGATCAGCACCTTCGCGGGCCGCACCTTCGAGGAGATCGCGGCCGAGGCCGCCGTCCCCCTCTGGCTCCAGGTGTACTGCATGCGGGACCGCTCGATCACCCGCGACCTCATCGAGCGAGCCGCGAACGCGGGCTTCGAGGCCCTGGTCCTGACGGCCGACGCGCCGCACCTGGGCCGTCGGCTGCGGGACCTGCGCAATGACTTCCGGCTGCCCGCGGGCACGGTTCCCGCCAACCTCGCGGGGGACGGCTTCGCGGTGCCGTCCGCGCACTCCCGTACCGACTTCGATCCCGACCTGGACTGGTCGGTGCTGGACTGGCTGCGTTCGGTCTCGCCCCTGCCGGTCCTGGTCAAGGGGATCCTCACGGGAATAGACGCCGTGCGCGCGGCCGAAGCCGGAGCGGACGGCATCGTGGTCTCCAACCACGGGGGCCGTCAGCTCGACGGCGTGCCGGCGACGCTCGACGTCCTGCCCGAGGTCACGGCCGCGATCGACGGCCGCCTCCCCGTCCTGCTCGACGGCGGAGTGCGCCGGGGCCAAGACGTACTGGCGGCGCTCGCGCTCGGCGCCGACGCGGTCCTCCTCGGCCGACCGGTACTGCACGGCCTGGCGGCGGGCGGGGCCGACGGCGTGACCGGCGTTTTCTCCGTCCTCCTGGAGGAGTTGACCGATGCCATGTCGCTGGCCGGTCTGAAGACCGTCGCGGACATCGGCCCCGCTCTCGTAGGTACTGCCCCGCCCCACCCTCGCCGGGACGCCTCGGCAGCCGAGGCGGACGGGCACACGGGTGCCGAGGGCCGGCCCGGGCTGCGCGTCGCGGACCTGCACCCGAGCGTCGCCGATCCGGTCATGGACACCATGAACTTCCTCAACGAGGTGACGCTGCGTTACTCCGAGGCGGTGTCATTCGCTCCCGGTCGGCCGTACGCGGAGTTCTTCGAGACCGAGCAGGTCTTCCGTCACCTGCGCCGCTACATGGGCCACCTGGCCGAGCAGGGCCGCTCGTCCGCGCAGGTGCGTGACACGATGTTCCAGTACGGGCCGTCCGCCGGCCTGATCCGCGAGCTGATCGCCCACTCGCTGCGCGTGGACGAGGACATCGACGTGCCGCCTGAGTCGATCGTGGTGACGGTCGGCTGCCAGGAGGCGATGTTCCTGACGCTGCGTGCCCTCATGTCCGGCCCGAAGGACGTGCTGATGGTCTCCAGCCCGTGCTACGTGGGGATCACCGGTGCCGCCAGGCTGCTGGACGTCCCACTGGCCGCGGTCGAGGAAAGCGAGAACGGTCTGTCGTGCGACTTCCTGGAGGCCGCAGTCGAGGCAGAACGGGCGCGGGGCAGACGTCCGAAGGCCGTGTACGTCGTGCCGGACCACTCGAACCCCTCCGGCGCCACCATGCCGTTGGAGGCCAGGCTGGCCCTGCTGGACCTGGCCGAACGGCTCGACATCCTCGTCCTGGAGGACAGCCCGTACCGGCATGTCAGTCCGGGCACCCAAGTGGTGTCACTGAAGTCTCTCGACCGGACGCGGCGAGTGGTCCACCTCGGCTCGTACGCCAAGACCGTCTTCCCCGGGGCGCGGATCGGGTTCGCGGTCGCGGACCAGCCGGTGCTGGCACCGGACGGCAGCACGAGCCTCCTGGCAGACGAACTCGCCAAGATCAAGAGCATGATCACGGTGAACACCTCGCCGCTCAGTCAGGCGGTGGTGGCGGGAGCGCTGCTGGAGTCCGGCGGCCGCGTCTCGGAGCTGAACGCGCTGCCTGCCGCTCACTACGGGCAGGCCATGCGCTTCACCCTGGAATGCCTCGCACGGGAGTTCCCGGTCGAGCGCAGGACCCGCCTCAAGGTGAGCTGGAACGCGCCCAGCGGCGGCTTCTTCCTGACCCTGCACGTGCCGTTCCGTGCCGACAATGCCGCGCTGGCCCGGTCCGCGCAGGACTTCGGGGTCATCTGGACGCCGATGTCGTACTTCTATCCGCAGGGTGGCGGCCACCACACCATCAGGCTCTCCACCAGCTATCTCACGCACGCCGACATCGAGAAGGGCATATCCCGGCTGGCCCAGTTCATCGAGTGCGAGTGCGCGGGCCTGGTGGCCTGA
- the hppD gene encoding 4-hydroxyphenylpyruvate dioxygenase, with protein sequence MEIRSIDHVEMFVEDAEETAGQLCDSFGFTLAGRGGAGTGLRDCESVLLRQNDIALLLTTATHGDHRAAEYVKRHGDGVGVIGIGVDDAHSAFAEAVERGAVPTAPPEEFGPAGACVTFASVTGFGDVEHRFVSRDNPEGPFAPVIQETGPRESGGILKRVDHFAVCVPAGELNETVRRYWEVFGLSQTFEERIVVGSQAMDSKVVQNDSETVTFTVIEPDTTRASGQIDAFVESHGGAGVQHVAFLTDDITTAVRTSAERGVRFLTTPPSYYEMLPARLGQIGVPVDELSALHILADRDPSGIMLQIFTESTHPRRTLFWELIDRRGAHTFGSNNIQALYEAVERQQAAETARLV encoded by the coding sequence ATGGAGATACGGTCGATCGATCACGTCGAAATGTTCGTCGAGGACGCGGAGGAGACAGCGGGTCAGCTGTGCGACTCCTTCGGCTTCACACTGGCCGGCCGTGGCGGTGCGGGCACCGGCCTGCGCGACTGTGAGTCGGTCCTGCTGCGCCAGAACGACATCGCCCTGCTGCTGACCACGGCCACCCACGGCGATCATCGTGCCGCCGAGTACGTCAAGCGGCACGGCGACGGCGTCGGGGTGATCGGCATCGGAGTGGACGACGCGCACAGCGCGTTCGCTGAAGCCGTGGAGCGCGGAGCCGTCCCGACGGCCCCGCCCGAGGAGTTCGGACCCGCGGGCGCGTGTGTCACCTTCGCGTCGGTGACGGGGTTCGGCGACGTGGAGCACCGATTCGTCTCCCGAGACAACCCCGAGGGGCCGTTCGCGCCCGTCATCCAGGAGACCGGCCCCCGCGAGTCCGGCGGCATACTGAAGCGGGTGGACCACTTCGCGGTCTGTGTGCCGGCCGGTGAGCTGAACGAGACGGTCCGCCGCTACTGGGAGGTGTTCGGCCTCAGCCAGACGTTTGAGGAACGGATCGTCGTGGGCTCGCAGGCCATGGACTCCAAGGTCGTCCAGAACGACTCCGAGACGGTCACGTTCACGGTCATCGAGCCCGACACCACCCGCGCCTCGGGGCAGATCGACGCGTTCGTCGAGTCCCACGGCGGGGCCGGTGTGCAGCACGTCGCGTTCCTCACCGACGACATCACCACCGCCGTGCGCACCAGCGCCGAGCGAGGGGTGCGTTTCCTCACCACGCCGCCGAGCTACTACGAGATGCTGCCCGCCCGGCTGGGCCAGATCGGCGTGCCGGTGGACGAGCTCAGCGCGCTCCACATTCTCGCCGACCGTGACCCGTCGGGGATCATGCTGCAGATCTTCACCGAGTCGACGCATCCGAGGCGGACCCTGTTCTGGGAACTGATCGACCGCCGCGGGGCCCACACATTCGGCAGCAACAACATTCAGGCTCTGTACGAGGCCGTGGAGCGCCAGCAGGCGGCCGAAACCGCCCGCCTGGTATGA
- a CDS encoding ParB/RepB/Spo0J family partition protein produces MLAATGAPLPPIMVHRPTTRVIDGMHRLRAAMLLGCKTIAVRYFDGTEEDAFVLAVKSNITHGLPLSAADRRQAAERIIATHPRWSDRMIASVVGTSAKTVAEIRRNTGVGATAELTRIGRDGRIRPVDVSEGRKLAHDMIVRDPSLSLRQIARAAGISPETVRDVRHRMLRGEDPVPRARPRNLVERGARDRTGGHRADLTKKAPAECEVKPPPAVVVKRLRADPALRLNENGRDLLRLLNIHTVRSEDWNRIVESVPPHRMETVAQLARSCAEKWSEIASRIERNASHLT; encoded by the coding sequence ATGCTGGCAGCCACCGGCGCCCCGCTTCCACCGATCATGGTGCACCGGCCCACCACGCGGGTCATCGACGGCATGCACCGGCTCCGGGCCGCGATGTTGCTGGGCTGCAAGACGATCGCGGTGAGGTACTTCGACGGCACCGAGGAGGACGCCTTCGTCCTCGCCGTGAAGTCGAACATCACGCACGGCCTGCCGCTCTCGGCGGCCGACCGCAGACAGGCCGCCGAGCGCATCATCGCCACTCATCCCCGATGGTCGGACCGGATGATCGCCTCGGTCGTCGGCACGTCCGCCAAGACGGTCGCCGAGATCCGCCGCAACACCGGCGTCGGTGCCACGGCGGAACTCACCCGCATCGGCCGGGACGGCAGGATCCGGCCCGTCGACGTGAGCGAGGGCCGGAAGCTGGCCCACGACATGATCGTGCGCGATCCCAGCCTGTCGCTGCGTCAGATCGCCCGGGCCGCGGGGATCTCGCCGGAGACGGTCAGGGACGTCAGACACCGGATGCTCCGCGGAGAGGACCCGGTGCCCAGGGCGCGGCCGCGCAACCTCGTGGAGCGGGGCGCCCGCGACCGTACCGGCGGCCACCGGGCCGACCTCACCAAGAAGGCCCCCGCCGAATGCGAGGTGAAGCCGCCGCCGGCGGTCGTGGTGAAGCGACTGAGAGCCGATCCCGCGCTACGCCTCAACGAGAACGGGCGTGATCTGCTGCGGCTGCTGAACATCCACACCGTTCGGTCGGAGGACTGGAACAGAATCGTCGAAAGCGTTCCGCCGCACCGTATGGAGACGGTGGCCCAGTTGGCGCGCTCCTGCGCCGAGAAATGGTCCGAGATCGCATCACGCATCGAACGCAATGCATCACATCTGACCTAG
- the mppP gene encoding enduracididine biosynthesis enzyme MppP, with the protein MPGTLQGKAHAAQAGSGAENLTQFEFLALNSEFNIADGHARQPLTPGQSKIVNDLPLLFEEGEKRPVEELEREAHAAFFKSLGQHRYPTAPGRVLSCYSSSVAMEIVSRALACAIDSVALVHPTFDNIADLLRGNGLKLVPLEEDPLHGDDLAPSLLKSVGCVFVTTPNNPTGRVMSAERLRRLAEQCAEYGVVLALDTSFRGFDTRAHYDHYEILDASGVSWVVIEDTGKLWPTLDLKVGMLVRSENLGLPVGKIYSDILLGVSPLILGMVRRFSEDAAAGGLAELHTFIAAQRAVVRSELAGLPTVGVPDPDSRASVERVLLKHMTGTQAWEALREHNIYALPCRPFYWADQARGDRTLRLALARASAPLTQCVRTLRHVLTPR; encoded by the coding sequence GTGCCCGGAACACTGCAAGGCAAGGCCCACGCCGCGCAAGCCGGATCAGGCGCGGAAAACCTCACGCAATTCGAATTCCTCGCCCTCAACAGCGAGTTCAACATCGCGGACGGGCACGCCCGACAGCCGCTCACACCCGGGCAGAGCAAGATCGTCAACGATCTCCCGCTGCTTTTCGAGGAGGGCGAGAAGCGCCCGGTCGAGGAGCTCGAGCGCGAGGCCCACGCGGCGTTCTTCAAGTCCCTCGGCCAGCACCGCTATCCGACCGCGCCCGGCCGCGTGCTGAGCTGCTACTCCTCGTCGGTGGCCATGGAGATCGTCTCCCGGGCGCTGGCCTGCGCCATCGACTCCGTGGCGTTGGTCCACCCCACCTTCGACAACATCGCCGACCTGCTGCGCGGCAACGGTCTGAAGCTGGTCCCCCTGGAGGAGGACCCGCTGCACGGCGACGACCTGGCTCCGAGCCTGCTGAAGAGCGTGGGCTGCGTCTTCGTCACCACGCCCAACAACCCGACGGGCCGGGTGATGTCCGCGGAACGGCTGCGTCGGCTGGCCGAGCAGTGCGCCGAGTACGGCGTCGTACTCGCTCTCGACACCTCCTTCCGCGGCTTCGACACCCGCGCCCACTACGACCACTACGAGATCCTCGACGCCAGCGGCGTGTCCTGGGTCGTCATCGAGGACACCGGCAAGCTGTGGCCCACCCTCGATCTCAAGGTCGGCATGCTGGTCCGCTCCGAGAACCTGGGCCTGCCGGTCGGGAAGATCTACTCCGACATCCTGCTCGGCGTCTCCCCGTTGATCCTCGGGATGGTCCGGCGCTTCTCCGAGGACGCCGCCGCCGGCGGTCTGGCAGAACTGCACACGTTCATCGCCGCACAGCGAGCCGTCGTGCGCTCCGAACTGGCCGGCCTGCCCACCGTCGGCGTGCCCGATCCGGACAGCCGGGCCAGTGTCGAGCGGGTGCTGCTCAAGCACATGACGGGGACCCAGGCCTGGGAGGCGTTGCGCGAGCACAACATCTACGCCCTGCCGTGCCGGCCCTTCTACTGGGCGGACCAGGCGCGCGGCGACCGTACGCTGCGGCTGGCACTGGCGCGGGCGTCCGCCCCGCTGACCCAGTGCGTACGGACGCTGCGCCACGTACTGACACCGCGCTGA
- the mppQ gene encoding enduracididine biosynthesis enzyme MppQ, whose amino-acid sequence MAPVRQRDLPYGSAHSLSHTRQWRRGVVQEVTPWGVLDLGPGYIEPALLPVGVIRDAYARALEEYGSAALGYGHNPGALPLRAQLAARATAQGGRPCGPEHVVVTAGTSQALYLLATSLAAPGDTVLVEALGYDLGQRIFRDCALRPRRVAMDESGMLPDALDRALAEGAPDGAGARGRVAFVYLTPTHHNPTGATMPLERRHRLLQVAAERGVLVVEDDAYGELVLTDDPAPSPSLAALAGYRGVVRLCSFSKTLGPGLRLGWLVTDPALAERIASHGLFVSGGSLNHITSLAVSGLLADGGYDQHLGALRSLLRQRRDALVGALREATDDRIRIHRPQGGFFLWLQSDLGLGEDDLLARAEGAGVRVAAGRRFGTTQVPSVRLAFSFNPPALLERAAHRLGTAWSSDPPGHQIGVTS is encoded by the coding sequence ATGGCTCCGGTCCGCCAACGGGACCTCCCGTACGGCAGCGCGCACTCGCTGTCCCACACGCGGCAGTGGCGTCGCGGTGTCGTGCAGGAGGTCACCCCCTGGGGGGTTCTCGATCTGGGGCCCGGGTACATCGAACCGGCGCTCCTGCCCGTGGGAGTGATCCGGGACGCCTACGCACGCGCGCTGGAGGAGTACGGATCGGCGGCACTCGGGTACGGACACAATCCGGGCGCCCTGCCGCTGCGCGCCCAACTTGCCGCCCGGGCCACCGCCCAGGGAGGGCGTCCCTGCGGGCCGGAGCACGTGGTCGTCACCGCAGGCACGTCCCAGGCCCTCTACCTGCTGGCGACCTCGCTCGCGGCCCCCGGCGACACGGTGCTCGTGGAGGCCCTCGGCTACGACCTCGGACAGCGGATCTTCCGGGACTGCGCGCTGCGGCCCCGGCGGGTTGCCATGGACGAGTCGGGCATGCTGCCCGACGCACTCGACCGCGCCCTCGCGGAGGGTGCGCCGGACGGTGCCGGTGCGCGGGGGCGCGTCGCGTTCGTGTACCTCACCCCGACCCACCACAATCCGACGGGCGCCACGATGCCGTTGGAGCGTCGGCACCGACTGCTGCAGGTGGCGGCGGAACGCGGTGTCCTGGTCGTGGAGGACGACGCCTACGGCGAACTGGTCCTGACGGACGATCCGGCGCCGTCACCGTCGCTGGCGGCCCTCGCCGGGTACCGGGGCGTGGTGCGGCTGTGCAGCTTCTCCAAGACTTTGGGGCCGGGGCTCCGGCTGGGCTGGCTGGTGACGGATCCGGCACTGGCCGAACGGATCGCGTCGCACGGGCTGTTCGTCAGCGGGGGCTCGCTGAACCACATCACCTCGCTCGCCGTGAGCGGCCTGCTGGCCGACGGCGGCTACGACCAGCATCTCGGCGCGCTGCGCTCACTACTGAGACAGCGGCGCGACGCGCTCGTGGGCGCCCTGCGGGAAGCGACGGACGACCGGATACGGATTCACCGTCCGCAGGGGGGGTTCTTCCTCTGGCTCCAGAGTGACCTCGGACTCGGTGAGGACGACCTCCTCGCCCGGGCAGAGGGGGCCGGTGTCAGGGTGGCCGCCGGTCGCCGCTTCGGCACCACCCAGGTACCGAGCGTGCGTCTGGCCTTCAGCTTCAATCCGCCCGCTCTGCTCGAACGCGCCGCACATCGGCTGGGCACGGCATGGTCCAGCGACCCGCCGGGCCATCAGATCGGAGTGACATCATGA
- the mppR gene encoding enduracididine biosynthesis enzyme MppR — protein sequence MTTTAHRDGHTPAAPGTVGPIGYSLPLSPSGKASMLTPPPWHFCGEILMVDYRVDPDAARRFLPPGLDPGADPGAAAAVFATWQWCSQDGAELADPAVCQFSEFLILLSCTFEGRPMARCPFAWVDQPVPMMRGWVQGMPKQFGAIHRTRPVTVGRAGSRLAPGGRFDGALSVHGRRSVEASVTIERSTERPPALHDVPLAHSLVFPEWVPSAPPRTQLVASEVSDVEFSLIWSGPGHLTYLDRLGEDFASLSPLEVRTGYVFTYGETLHGGRLLRE from the coding sequence ATGACGACCACCGCGCACCGCGATGGGCACACGCCGGCTGCCCCGGGCACCGTCGGCCCCATCGGGTACAGCCTTCCGCTCTCCCCCTCGGGGAAGGCGTCCATGCTCACACCCCCGCCGTGGCACTTCTGCGGCGAGATCCTGATGGTCGACTACCGTGTCGACCCTGATGCCGCCCGGCGCTTCCTGCCGCCGGGCCTCGACCCCGGAGCGGATCCGGGCGCCGCGGCAGCCGTCTTCGCGACCTGGCAGTGGTGCTCCCAGGACGGTGCGGAACTGGCCGACCCGGCCGTCTGCCAGTTCTCCGAGTTCCTGATCCTTCTCTCGTGTACGTTCGAGGGCCGGCCGATGGCGCGCTGTCCCTTCGCCTGGGTCGACCAGCCCGTACCGATGATGCGCGGTTGGGTCCAGGGCATGCCCAAGCAGTTCGGCGCCATCCACCGGACCAGACCGGTCACCGTGGGCCGGGCGGGTTCGCGGCTCGCTCCCGGCGGGCGCTTCGACGGCGCCCTGTCCGTCCACGGGCGACGCTCGGTGGAGGCGTCGGTTACGATCGAGCGCTCCACCGAGCGGCCCCCGGCGCTGCACGACGTCCCTCTGGCGCACAGCCTTGTGTTTCCGGAGTGGGTGCCGTCCGCCCCGCCGCGGACCCAGCTGGTCGCCTCGGAGGTGAGCGACGTCGAGTTCTCCCTGATCTGGAGCGGTCCCGGACACCTCACATACCTCGACCGGCTGGGGGAGGACTTCGCCTCGCTCTCGCCTTTGGAAGTGCGCACCGGTTATGTGTTCACGTACGGAGAGACGTTGCACGGCGGTCGGCTCCTCCGCGAGTAG